The genomic DNA AGCCTCAACGACGAGCAGCGGGCTCAGCTGCCGCAGAACCCCGCCGGCGTTATCGAGCTCGCCGACGACGAGCTCCGTTCGGTGGCCGGCGGCGACTCTTGCCGTTGTTTCTGTCCGGACGAGAGCAGCTGCGGATAAATCGGAGCAGCTTCCT from Acidobacteriota bacterium includes the following:
- a CDS encoding mersacidin/lichenicidin family type 2 lantibiotic; the protein is SLNDEQRAQLPQNPAGVIELADDELRSVAGGDSCRCFCPDESSCG